CACTGCTGTGAAGCTTGATTTAAACCATATAAAGACTTCTTCAGAAGACAGACATGATTAGGACTAGGAGTTGTCAGTCCTGCGGGaaatttcataaagaccttTTCTTGGAGGTCACTATGCAAGAATGCATTGTTGACATCTAGTTGTGAAACAGACCACTTCTTCTTAGCTATAATGGTAAGTAAGCACCGGATAGTGGTCATTTTTACAACAGGTAAAAAAGTCTCTCCATAATCTATACCTTCTCTTTGTATATCCCCCCTCACTACTAGTCTGGCCTTTGTCTTTCAATGCTACTATTAGAGagatgttttattttatataccCATTTGCAAGGTAAAACTTTTTTCTCTTTAGGTAACAAAACAACATCTCAGGTTCGATTAGTTTCCAAAGCCTGAATCTCTGAGCTCATGGTCTCTATCCATGCTGGATGATGAGAAGCCTGGCTATAGCAGCTAGGCTCAGTAATATTAGAAAGGGAATGAAGTAGTTGCTGATTGTTGAGGGATAAAAAGGAGAAAACATATCTTTTAGCCTTATGAGAGTGATCAAAACAAGCTTTCCATAGATCAGTGAACATCACACTATTGCAAATGTAGTCTCTTAGATATCTAGGTTCATGAGATATCCTGCTAGACCTTCTTGGTTTATCTGTTATAGGGTCAGGGGTAGAAGTATCTAGTGCAGTAGAACTTGGATAAGCATGGTCAAGGTGTGGGGGTTGAGCTGTAGGGGTTGTTTGTTGAGAAAGTGTAGATTCAGATTGTGAACTATAATCAGAAGTATTAGGTGGTGGTTTGGGTAAAAAGGATCATTAACAGGTGGGGCTGAGTGACTGTGGGGGAGAAATCAAAGTGATGATCTAAGGAAGAAGGGGAGTTGGAAAAAAATAAGTGTGTGTGAGGTATCAGAtgagttgaaagaaaaatgtGATTCATGAAACCTGACATCCCTGGATATAAATACTTTCTTTGTATCAAGAGACAACAGTTTATATTCTTTCTGCTGTAAAGGATATCCTAGTAAAACACAAGCAATAGCCTTTTCATCAAACTTGTTTCTTTCTTGTGCCAGGGTGGAAGTATAACATAAACACCCAAAGTTCCTCAAATGATCATAGGTAGGTTTTTGTCTAAACAGTACTTCATAAGGTGTCTGTCCCTTTAGAACACTAGATGACAGTCTATTAATGATATGAGTAGCAGTTAAAACAGATTCTCCCCAGTAGCACATAGGCAATTTGGATTGAAACATCAACCCTCTGGCAATTTCTAAGAGATGTCTATGTTTTCTCTCAACAgttccattttgttgaggtgtagCTACACAAGAAAATTGATGTAAAATCCCCTGAGAAGCAAGAAATGCTGATTTTTGTGTGCCTTTACCCAATTCCAAAGCATTGTCAGACCTGATCATCTTAACCCTTACATTGAATTGTCTTTCCACCATAGATAGAAAACTCTTTAGTATAGGAAAAGCATTACTTTTAGTACTCAGTAAGAATGTCCATGTCCCTTTACTATAATCATCTACTATGGTGAGAAAGAACCTGAAACTATTGTAAGTATTACACTTGTAGGGACCCCAAATATCTATATGAATGAGATCAAAAATGTGTGTGGATTTTATGTTGCTAGTAGGAAAAGATTGTCTAGTTTGTTTAGCTCTAGGACAAATGTCACAAATAAAATCAGAATTGGATTCATGaggaagaaaaattaaatactTCATTACTGAAAATGGGAGGTGTCCCAACCTGACATGCCAAAGCTTTACATGAGGAGCAGCATTAACATGTACTGAATTAAAAACTGAAATTGATTGTGAGATGggatttctttcttttggaattgAAGATACATCATTTGAATTGAAAACAATTCTAGGCTTGTCACTATTGGAATCCAATAAATAGAGTCCCTCTCTAACTTCACCAAAAACTTGAGGACTCTTCATTGAAAGGTCCTGCAAGAAACATCCAGTAGCAGTGAATAGGACATCATACTGAAACTGGACACAAAACTTGTGAATTGACAGTAAATTGTACTTAAAATCTAAGTAGCACATCAGTTATGACATGTCCTGGTAAAATGGAGATGTTGCCTACATAGGTCACACTTACCTTGAAAGAATTAGGTAAATTAATATTCAAAGGTACAGGGAGAGGATTTAGAAATAAGAAGGAATTGGGATCAAAACACATGTGTTCTAAAGCTCCTGAATTAATTATCCAAGTATTTTGTTCAAGATTAGTGGGTACAGAATTTGAGTATTTAAGAATGGTACCATTCATTACATTTGCATTGATTTTTGTTTTTCCTATTTGTGTCAACTTGCTTTGCTTGTATATTTGCATCATTTCTACAATCTGTTGCTTGCTAAACTGTTCCTCAAAATTTCCATCATTGATTTCAAAATCTGTCTTCCCAATGTCTTCATCTGCTTGCTGAGTTAAACTTGCATTTGCCTTAATCTGTGACTAATAGTTCCTGGAGTTAGTGAACTCAAAATCTGCAGAGAATCCATGCAGTCTGTAGCAATCATCATGCACATGTCCTGTTTTTCCACAATAAGTGCATGATAGATTTGGATCATATTTTTTCTTACCCTTAAACTTGTTCTGTGGCTTGTCAGATCTCTGGTTCTGCCTTGGATTGGTGTACCTATGATATGTGTTTGTTCCTTTTATTGCTTGGTGTTTAAATCTCTGTGCATTTCTTCCCTGTCCATTAGCCATGAATGCTGTAAATTCAGCAATTAGTTTGTTGTTTGGCTGTTTTGCTTGACCTCTTGCCATGAATAATCCAGAATCAGAGGTGAAATTTGTGTTTGCATACACTTCCCTTTGGTTCTCATCCTGCAAAAGTAAGGAATACACAACATCTATTCCAGGTAAGGGATTCATCATAAGTACATTTCCCCTTGCCTGAGCATATACATCATTTAGTCCCATTAGAAATTGAATCTACCTTTGATCTTCCAgtgattttgttaattttgcTTTTCCATCACAAGTGCATTCACATGAGCAACAGACAATCACATTTATCCTATCTAATTTATCCCACAATCTCTTAAGTTTGGTGAAGTAACCTGCAATGTCACTATTCCCTTGCATAGTCCTGTTAATTCCTTTTGTAGGTGGTAGAGTTTGGCACCATTTGATTTGCCAAATCTCTATTCTAGACTGTCCCAAAGTTCTTTTGCAGTTTTGGAACTCATCACACTATCTGCAATATTCTTTGATAGTGCATTTGATATCCAACATATGATCATATCATTGACACAACTCCATTGCTCAAAGTCTGCAGATTTCAGATCTGGAGCCTTGCAGGTTCCATTGATAAAGTCAAGTTTCCTCTTGGCTGATGGAGATAAAGGATAGATCTCCTCCAACTTGGGTATCCTCTTCCATCAAAGACAGTGTTGACCAGATTCATACCAGGTGAATCTGAATTATTTAAGTAATAAGAATGACTGCTTTCATATGTGATTCCTTTCTCACCACTGCCTGACTTGATTTCAGTTGTTTCAGGCATTCTGGTTTGCTAGGGATTTTGAAGatgattttgatgttttgaCACAGATTTGGATCGAGCTTAgaagagctctgataccatgttaaaaTTGGAGGAGAAGAAGCTGAAAAGAAGGAATATTGTTGTGTCTCATTCATAGTGTGTACAATACACTTATATAGAATTATACAATAGTTATGACAGAGACAAAAGGAAATGGTTACATTTGTCCTAtataaatttgtacaaaatttatTCTATTTGTCCATAATTATATGGGCATAATCATATTTAAATCTGCAGTGCTTAAGTCCAAGAGTGGAAGATTAATTTGTATTGTATTAAACCTACAatgtttaaatatatttaaacctgcagtatttaaatatattgtatGGATGAGAATAGGCCTCGTGTGTACTGCAAAGTGGGAAACTGAAGAGTTTAACTCTTTAGTTTGCCTTCTTCTTTCCTCACTTCTCTTTCACTGTCTTcctcatttcttcttctttcactgccttcttcatttcttcttctcttcttctgtcATGCAGGTGTTGGACTTCTCCAACATGATGTTTGTATCCTTATATACATAATGGTTGTCTATGATAGCCAATAGTTATGAATTTTTAACCAGAACTCCAATAGGTACTTCAACACAAATCCTTGTGTAGCACCCACGAAGTGCTTCCGAAGTAAACACATCCATCTTGAACaacttctcaagttttttaCCTATTTTTGCTAGCACTAAATAGTCATAAAATTTTGTTGGTAGTTTAGGGAGACATATCCATATAGCCGATTTTGTTTCTTTAGCTTGCGAGGACACAAAGTTGGGATGCCATCTTTTAATTAACTGACAAGAAAAAATCATTAATGAACCATGGTCCTTGATGTAGTATTTTTTGCAGATTTTCTTCTTTGAAGAATTTTATAATGTAATAATCATGCCCCAAATCTATGAGTATCATTTGCTCCGATGCCCTCCACAACATAGTTAGTTTTTGCTTTAGATATAGGTGGTTGAGTTTCTTGACAAAGACTTTAATAGTCACAGAATAAGTCCATGGTTTGTATATCTGCTGTTTTTCCTCATCCCTGATCAAATTCTCCCCTATTTGGGTTGCTTAGCTCTTCAACCAGATCCATTGGTTCTACATGTAAGCTCATATTTTAACACCCATTCTCATTGTGTGAGTATGGAATAATAAGCATCTCTTTGAAGGATGTTGACCCCATTCTAGTGCCATGGTTTTTTTCATTGGTTGTGTACTCCAACGACACCTCTATTTCCCCTCCTTTGTTCTGCGACACTGGGGGGAGGGGTAGGGGGATTAGCAGTACTGGCTTTGGATGTGTATCACCGGTCTCCATCTTTTATCAAAACTGTTAAGTTTTCAGCTGTGATAAGTTTAAGTTCTTCTTTCGTGCACAAACCGATGATCCCCATGGTTATACTCACATTATTAGATGTT
This Solanum dulcamara chromosome 8, daSolDulc1.2, whole genome shotgun sequence DNA region includes the following protein-coding sequences:
- the LOC129899873 gene encoding uncharacterized protein LOC129899873 encodes the protein MARGQAKQPNNKLIAEFTAFMANGQGRNAQRFKHQAIKGTNTYHRYTNPRQNQRSDKPQNKFKGKKKYDPNLSCTYCGKTGHIKANASLTQQADEDIGKTDFEINDGNFEEQFSKQQIVEMMQIYKQSKLTQIGKTKINANVMNGTILKYSNSVPTNLEQNTWIINSGALEHMCFDPNSFLFLNPLPVPLNINLPNSFKDLSMKSPQVFGEVREGLYLLDSNSDKPRIVFNSNDVSSIPKERNPISQSISVFNSVHVNAAPHVKLWHVRFFLTIVDDYSKGTWTFLLSTKSNAFPILKSFLSMVERQFNVRVKMIRSDNALELGKGTQKSAFLASQGILHQFSCVATPQQNGTVERKHRHLLEIARGLMFQSKLPMCYWGESVLTATHIINRLSSSVLKGQTPYEVLFRQKPTYDHLRNFGCLCYTSTLAQERNKFDEKAIACVLLGYPLQQKEYKLLSLDTKKVFISRDVSSQSESTLSQQTTPTAQPPHLDHAYPSSTALDTSTPDPITDKPRRSSRISHEPRYLRDYICNSVMFTDLWKACFDHSHKAKRYVFSFLSLNNQQLLHSLSNITEPSCYSQASHHPAWIETMSSEIQALETNRT